Proteins from a genomic interval of Acetobacterium woodii DSM 1030:
- the dusB gene encoding tRNA dihydrouridine synthase DusB, with amino-acid sequence MNNDLAPVQKNNCLKIGDVCIDTPLFLGPMAGYTNLPFRLIAKEFGAGAVFSEMVSGKGLYYNDHKTADLMLTSEKEAPAGIQLFGSDPDILAEVVHNNINSTAYAFLDFNAGCPAPKITKNGEGSALLKTPELLYRVVKALAEASQKPLIVKTRIGWDDDSINILRIAEGIEAAGAAALTIHGRTREAYYSGTANWEIIAAVKKNAGIPIILNGDINSGPAAQKAFETTGVDAVMIGRAAIGNPFIFREIRHYLETGQIGEKPTPEEKVAVALKHLELLALLKNEDAGLREMRKHLAAYTKGLRHATAIRNELFRAPDKETVIKLLSSALEA; translated from the coding sequence ATGAATAATGATTTAGCACCCGTACAAAAAAATAATTGTTTAAAGATTGGGGATGTTTGCATTGACACCCCTCTTTTTTTAGGACCGATGGCCGGTTATACCAATCTGCCATTTCGTTTGATTGCCAAAGAATTTGGCGCCGGAGCTGTTTTTTCAGAAATGGTCAGTGGCAAAGGTCTTTATTATAATGATCATAAAACCGCTGATTTAATGTTAACCAGTGAAAAAGAAGCACCGGCGGGAATTCAGTTGTTTGGTTCAGACCCTGATATTCTGGCGGAGGTCGTTCATAATAATATCAATTCCACCGCGTATGCTTTTTTGGATTTTAATGCCGGCTGTCCGGCTCCAAAGATTACCAAAAACGGTGAAGGCTCGGCGTTATTAAAGACACCGGAGTTATTATATCGGGTGGTTAAGGCACTGGCCGAGGCATCCCAAAAACCGCTGATTGTTAAAACCAGAATTGGTTGGGATGATGACAGCATTAATATTTTAAGGATTGCGGAAGGGATTGAAGCCGCTGGAGCGGCGGCACTAACGATTCATGGCCGGACCCGGGAAGCCTATTATTCCGGAACCGCAAACTGGGAGATTATTGCGGCCGTTAAAAAAAATGCCGGGATTCCAATTATCTTAAACGGTGATATCAATAGCGGTCCAGCGGCTCAAAAAGCCTTTGAGACAACCGGTGTGGATGCGGTGATGATTGGTCGGGCTGCGATTGGCAATCCCTTTATTTTCCGGGAAATCAGGCATTATTTAGAAACCGGACAGATTGGTGAGAAGCCGACCCCGGAAGAAAAGGTGGCCGTGGCCTTAAAACATCTTGAATTGTTGGCATTACTAAAAAATGAAGACGCCGGCTTACGCGAAATGCGCAAACATTTGGCCGCTTACACCAAAGGTTTACGCCATGCCACGGCAATCAGAAATGAGCTTTTTCGGGCACCTGATAAAGAAACCGTCATTAAACTGTTAAGTAGTGCGTTAGAAGCATAA
- a CDS encoding type III pantothenate kinase, producing the protein MILGIDVGNTNTELAVLVGDEIPYSWRFVTKTPRTSDEYGVLIKSFFRNSMISVDEVYSVIIASVVPNIMYSLTNGIKKYIGLDPMVVGPGIKTGMPIHTADPTEVGADRIVDAVAAYNIYGGPVIVTDFGTATTFDYVNKEGAFVAAVTTPGIQIAVDALWKNAAKLPNIEIKKPASILAKDTVTSMQAGLVYGYIGQVEYIIEQMKKEIGIDEIKVVATGGYGRLFYQETKSIHVYDPQLSLKGLKIIHDKNFK; encoded by the coding sequence ATGATTTTAGGGATTGATGTCGGAAATACAAATACAGAACTGGCCGTGTTGGTGGGTGATGAAATTCCCTATTCGTGGCGATTTGTGACAAAAACACCGCGCACCTCGGATGAGTATGGCGTTTTAATTAAATCTTTTTTTAGAAACTCGATGATATCCGTTGATGAGGTTTACAGTGTGATTATTGCTTCGGTGGTACCGAATATCATGTACTCGCTGACAAATGGCATCAAAAAATATATCGGTTTAGATCCGATGGTAGTTGGCCCGGGCATTAAAACCGGGATGCCGATTCATACCGCTGATCCCACTGAAGTTGGTGCCGACCGGATTGTCGATGCTGTTGCGGCTTACAACATTTATGGCGGGCCGGTGATTGTGACCGATTTTGGGACCGCAACAACTTTTGATTATGTCAATAAAGAGGGGGCTTTTGTGGCTGCCGTGACCACCCCGGGGATTCAAATCGCCGTTGATGCGTTATGGAAAAATGCCGCGAAGTTACCCAATATTGAAATTAAAAAACCGGCTTCAATTCTGGCCAAGGATACCGTCACCAGTATGCAGGCCGGATTGGTTTATGGCTATATCGGACAAGTTGAATATATTATTGAACAAATGAAAAAGGAAATTGGCATTGACGAAATTAAGGTTGTCGCAACGGGTGGTTATGGCCGGCTTTTTTACCAGGAAACGAAATCCATTCATGTTTATGATCCGCAGCTGTCGCTTAAAGGTTTAAAAATCATTCATGATAAAAATTTTAAATAA
- a CDS encoding thioesterase family protein gives MKNELKTGTSYEKEFLVTKEDTALAMGSGGAEVLATPRLVAWMENVAFEGVEAAQQPGNTTVGTFIELKHLAASSVGMKIRIKATLVATETRVLNFDIDAWDGLEKIGEAIHQRFIVEAKRFNEKAAKKLESSRQEES, from the coding sequence ATGAAAAACGAGTTAAAAACGGGAACCAGTTATGAAAAAGAATTTTTAGTGACCAAAGAAGACACGGCGTTGGCAATGGGCAGTGGCGGAGCGGAAGTGTTAGCAACCCCACGACTGGTTGCGTGGATGGAAAATGTCGCTTTTGAAGGCGTAGAGGCGGCTCAACAGCCAGGGAATACCACGGTTGGAACGTTTATTGAATTAAAACATCTGGCGGCATCTTCAGTTGGAATGAAAATACGAATTAAAGCAACACTTGTGGCGACCGAAACCCGAGTTTTAAATTTTGATATCGACGCGTGGGATGGTTTGGAAAAAATCGGCGAAGCCATTCATCAGCGCTTTATTGTGGAAGCGAAGCGATTTAATGAAAAAGCTGCAAAAAAGTTGGAAAGTAGCCGTCAGGAGGAATCATGA
- the ftsH gene encoding ATP-dependent zinc metalloprotease FtsH: MNKYLKMIGFYLAILLVIIVAVTFLNPMKDEVKTIIYSELLTELNNNQVEKMEINNSNVKGTLRSGESFEAVVPQYVIDEQVIPFINQNGVEVSITKQQDSWWISLIPSVVLIVLMVVFFLVFSQQAGGGGGKVMSFGKSRAKLHVEGETKVTFKNVAGADEEKEELEEVVDFLKAPDRYRKLGARIPKGILLVGPPGTGKTLLARAVAGEAAVPFFTISGSDFVEMFVGVGASRVRDLFENAKKNAPCIIFIDEIDAVGRHRGAGLGGGHDEREQTLNQLLVEMDGFGINEGIIIIAATNRPDILDPALLRPGRFDRQVTVGVPDVKGREEILNVHKKDKPLASEVDLATIAKGTPGFTGADLENLMNEAALLTARHNGKTITMIELEEAIKRVIAGPEKKSKVVNQDDLHITAYHEAGHAIVMHLLPNCDSVHEISIIPRGMAAGYTLSLPDDDSQHMSKSKLLENICGLLGGRAAEKIALDDICTGASNDIERATGIARSMVTEWGMSEHLGPMTFGHPESGEVFLGRDLGRSRNYSEEVAAVIDKEIRTIVENAFEKACAILEEHKEKLEEIATRLLRDKTVTGAEFKALFEEQPEEEKMVEVEIETEIE, encoded by the coding sequence TTGAATAAATACCTTAAGATGATTGGGTTTTATTTGGCCATTCTGTTAGTTATTATTGTCGCGGTAACCTTTCTGAATCCGATGAAGGATGAAGTCAAAACGATTATTTATAGTGAACTGCTAACGGAATTAAATAATAATCAGGTCGAAAAGATGGAAATAAATAACTCAAATGTGAAAGGCACTTTACGAAGCGGCGAATCATTTGAGGCGGTGGTACCACAATATGTGATTGATGAACAGGTCATCCCGTTTATTAATCAAAATGGGGTCGAGGTATCAATTACCAAACAGCAGGATTCCTGGTGGATTTCATTGATTCCATCGGTGGTTTTGATTGTTTTAATGGTGGTGTTTTTCCTGGTTTTCAGCCAACAGGCTGGCGGCGGTGGCGGAAAAGTAATGTCCTTTGGAAAAAGTCGGGCGAAACTTCACGTTGAAGGGGAAACCAAGGTGACATTTAAAAATGTCGCCGGTGCGGATGAAGAAAAAGAAGAACTTGAAGAAGTTGTGGATTTTTTAAAGGCGCCGGATCGTTATCGAAAACTGGGGGCCCGGATTCCCAAAGGGATTCTTTTGGTTGGCCCGCCGGGGACTGGTAAAACGTTGCTGGCAAGAGCTGTTGCCGGTGAAGCGGCAGTGCCGTTTTTTACCATCAGTGGTTCAGATTTTGTAGAAATGTTTGTTGGGGTTGGGGCTTCGCGTGTTCGCGACCTATTTGAAAATGCCAAGAAAAATGCCCCTTGTATAATTTTCATCGATGAAATTGATGCGGTGGGACGTCATCGTGGCGCTGGACTTGGCGGCGGACATGATGAACGGGAACAAACCTTGAATCAGTTGCTGGTGGAAATGGATGGTTTTGGTATCAATGAAGGAATCATCATTATTGCAGCGACGAATCGTCCCGATATCCTGGACCCGGCGTTATTACGACCAGGCCGTTTTGACCGTCAGGTAACGGTTGGCGTTCCTGATGTCAAAGGCCGGGAAGAAATTCTCAATGTTCATAAAAAAGATAAACCGCTGGCCTCGGAAGTAGATTTAGCGACAATCGCCAAAGGGACACCGGGATTTACTGGCGCAGATCTGGAAAATTTGATGAATGAGGCAGCGTTGCTAACGGCCAGACATAATGGCAAAACCATTACTATGATTGAGCTTGAAGAAGCCATCAAACGGGTAATTGCCGGTCCTGAAAAGAAAAGTAAGGTTGTTAATCAGGATGATTTACATATTACCGCTTATCATGAAGCTGGCCATGCAATTGTGATGCATTTATTACCGAATTGTGACTCGGTTCATGAGATTTCGATCATTCCCCGCGGTATGGCGGCCGGTTATACCTTATCATTGCCGGATGATGATAGTCAGCACATGAGTAAAAGTAAATTGCTAGAAAATATTTGTGGATTATTAGGTGGACGAGCTGCTGAAAAAATAGCACTCGATGATATTTGCACGGGTGCGAGTAATGATATTGAACGCGCTACCGGGATTGCCAGAAGTATGGTAACCGAATGGGGGATGAGTGAACATTTAGGTCCGATGACCTTTGGCCATCCAGAAAGCGGAGAAGTGTTCCTGGGTCGGGATTTAGGAAGATCACGTAATTATAGTGAAGAAGTTGCGGCCGTGATTGATAAGGAAATTCGTACCATTGTCGAAAATGCCTTTGAAAAGGCCTGTGCGATTCTTGAAGAACATAAAGAAAAACTGGAAGAAATCGCAACCCGATTGTTACGCGATAAAACCGTAACCGGGGCGGAATTTAAAGCCTTGTTTGAAGAACAACCAGAGGAAGAAAAAATGGTTGAAGTTGAGATTGAAACTGAAATTGAATAA
- the hpt gene encoding hypoxanthine phosphoribosyltransferase, with product MIADIQEILVDEQALDKRVSELGERITADYRGKYPVMIGILKGSSVFMADLIRRIPIPMEIDFLKASSYGAEAQSSGNIKLESDLSIDVKDRSILLVEDIVDTGNTLKFLLNRFESMGAKEVKVCSLLDKPDRREQRIVADYIGFEIPNEFVVGYGLDYDQKYRNLPFIGILKREIYE from the coding sequence GTGATAGCCGATATTCAGGAAATTTTGGTGGATGAACAAGCATTGGATAAACGTGTTTCAGAGCTTGGCGAAAGAATTACAGCGGACTATCGAGGAAAATATCCCGTTATGATCGGCATTTTAAAAGGAAGTTCAGTTTTTATGGCGGATCTGATCAGACGGATTCCAATTCCGATGGAGATTGACTTTTTAAAAGCATCCAGCTATGGGGCGGAAGCTCAGAGTTCAGGGAACATCAAACTGGAGTCGGATTTATCGATTGATGTTAAAGACCGATCGATTTTATTGGTGGAAGATATTGTCGACACCGGAAATACTTTAAAATTTTTATTAAACCGTTTTGAAAGCATGGGTGCAAAAGAGGTTAAGGTATGTTCACTGCTTGATAAACCGGACCGTCGGGAACAACGGATTGTGGCAGATTATATTGGTTTTGAAATACCGAATGAATTCGTGGTTGGTTACGGTTTAGATTATGATCAAAAATATCGCAACCTCCCCTTTATCGGTATTTTGAAAAGAGAAATATATGAATAA
- the tilS gene encoding tRNA lysidine(34) synthetase TilS, whose product MEKKVIQYIKEQRILEAGDHVLIGVSGGADSLALLYFLDKYASRLKISIGVAHLHHGLRGEAADADEAFVRNFCRDREIAFYSRQRNVQEISQFEKISVEEAGRKERYDFFGTIAKENGYNRIAMGHHLNDQAETMLMRLIRGTGVKGVSGIKSSRDNLYIRPFLCLEKKEILAYCQKNKLEFRTDATNFQRDYTRNKIRLDIMPMILEINPRAEVHFNEFTKIANEYEVFFEKYVDRLEELILTKTVNQVLINRTLWLNEEPVVQKEILRRAIFKFKGSLKEIEYNHITAFYSLLKSDKTIWEIHIPHDIQLMRRYDRVMVMAKQNNIGGIIKPKQILPDKTYIFSKERLILETKFVSQDEFRKKRCFFSKELENHSEKYFDYDKIKGILILRSRQTGDFFYPTGLQGKKTIKKYFIDRKIDRNIRDEIPLLVMGNEILWIFGYAINQRCLANDDTKNIIRVTYLMLGEKCDSRYSGNFGG is encoded by the coding sequence ATGGAGAAAAAAGTAATTCAATATATTAAAGAACAGAGAATTTTAGAGGCTGGCGATCATGTTCTCATCGGCGTATCCGGTGGAGCAGATTCGCTGGCTTTATTGTATTTTTTGGACAAATATGCAAGCCGATTAAAAATCTCAATTGGGGTGGCTCATCTTCACCATGGTTTGCGTGGCGAAGCGGCTGATGCTGATGAAGCATTTGTTCGCAACTTTTGTCGTGATCGGGAGATCGCTTTTTATTCCCGACAACGAAATGTTCAAGAAATTTCTCAATTCGAAAAAATCTCGGTGGAAGAAGCAGGCCGCAAAGAACGGTATGATTTTTTTGGGACCATTGCCAAAGAAAACGGTTATAATCGGATTGCAATGGGACATCATCTTAACGATCAGGCCGAAACCATGCTGATGCGGCTGATTCGGGGAACTGGCGTCAAAGGGGTGTCAGGGATTAAATCGAGTCGGGATAATTTGTATATTCGTCCGTTTTTATGTCTTGAGAAAAAAGAGATCTTGGCATATTGTCAAAAAAACAAGCTTGAATTTCGGACAGATGCCACTAATTTTCAACGCGATTATACGCGTAATAAAATTCGTTTGGATATTATGCCAATGATTCTGGAAATTAACCCCCGGGCGGAAGTTCATTTTAATGAATTTACAAAAATTGCGAATGAATATGAAGTGTTTTTTGAAAAATATGTGGATCGCTTAGAAGAGCTTATTTTAACCAAAACAGTAAATCAGGTGCTGATAAATCGAACCTTATGGTTAAACGAAGAACCAGTCGTACAGAAAGAAATTTTACGACGGGCTATTTTTAAATTTAAGGGTAGTTTAAAGGAAATTGAGTACAATCATATCACTGCTTTTTATAGTTTACTAAAGAGCGACAAAACGATATGGGAAATCCACATCCCCCATGATATTCAATTAATGCGACGTTATGACCGGGTAATGGTCATGGCAAAACAAAATAATATCGGAGGGATAATCAAACCGAAGCAAATTTTGCCAGACAAAACCTATATTTTTTCTAAAGAAAGACTGATTTTAGAGACAAAATTTGTTAGTCAGGATGAATTTAGAAAAAAAAGGTGTTTTTTTTCTAAAGAATTAGAAAATCATAGTGAAAAATATTTTGATTATGATAAAATAAAAGGCATATTGATTTTGCGAAGTCGACAGACTGGAGATTTTTTTTATCCTACGGGTCTTCAAGGAAAGAAAACGATCAAAAAGTATTTTATTGATCGTAAAATTGACCGGAATATCAGGGATGAAATTCCTTTGCTGGTAATGGGCAATGAAATATTGTGGATCTTTGGTTATGCGATAAATCAGCGTTGTCTGGCAAATGATGATACAAAAAATATTATTAGGGTAACATACCTTATGTTAGGAGAAAAGTGTGATAGCCGATATTCAGGAAATTTTGGTGGATGA
- a CDS encoding Ppx/GppA phosphatase family protein: MLQKVMGKQLENKCESNLAELAIHEKAEKHHLAVIDIGTNSTRMLIFRNDEGKLVRVNKSVRYTRMGQGINQTGKLHPDAEKRNLEALEEFKNIAADYEVEDFYLFGTSAMRDAQNTAAYLAAVKEKLGFEIEVISGEAEAELGFIGVSQCFDEKLLIFDIGGGSTEFIYGEDNEIKKMMSINLGCVRCTEEFIFSDPPSFQELERMNEKIYAEFEKRTTGFLPTKPYKLIGIGGTATSLATIKQKLKTYCSEMVHESTITKAELERIIDDLAGKTIKERQNMVGLEAKRADIILAGAFLLLNIFKITGETVFTVCDYDNLEGAAYRHFVMENS; this comes from the coding sequence ATGCTGCAGAAAGTGATGGGAAAACAGTTGGAAAATAAATGCGAAAGCAATTTAGCGGAGCTTGCAATTCATGAAAAGGCTGAAAAACATCATCTGGCCGTTATTGATATTGGGACCAATTCAACCCGAATGTTGATCTTTAGAAATGATGAGGGGAAACTGGTTCGGGTTAACAAATCGGTGCGTTATACCCGGATGGGACAAGGGATTAACCAAACCGGAAAGCTTCATCCCGATGCTGAAAAAAGGAATCTGGAAGCCTTGGAAGAATTTAAGAACATTGCTGCCGATTATGAGGTTGAAGATTTTTATTTGTTTGGAACCAGTGCCATGCGAGACGCCCAAAATACGGCGGCATATTTAGCTGCGGTAAAAGAAAAACTGGGATTTGAGATTGAAGTTATTTCCGGAGAAGCTGAAGCGGAACTTGGTTTTATTGGGGTATCACAATGCTTTGACGAAAAGCTGCTAATTTTTGACATCGGCGGTGGCAGTACCGAATTTATTTATGGCGAAGACAATGAAATCAAAAAAATGATGAGTATTAATCTGGGTTGTGTGCGTTGCACCGAAGAATTTATTTTTTCGGATCCACCGAGCTTTCAGGAATTGGAACGCATGAACGAAAAAATATATGCGGAGTTTGAAAAAAGAACAACCGGATTTTTGCCGACAAAACCGTATAAATTGATTGGTATTGGCGGCACCGCGACCAGCCTGGCCACGATTAAACAGAAATTGAAGACCTATTGCAGCGAGATGGTTCATGAAAGCACGATTACCAAAGCTGAGCTGGAACGCATAATTGATGACTTAGCTGGTAAAACCATCAAAGAACGGCAAAATATGGTGGGCCTGGAAGCAAAACGGGCAGATATTATTTTAGCGGGGGCGTTTTTACTGTTAAATATTTTTAAGATCACGGGAGAAACAGTTTTTACGGTTTGTGATTATGACAATCTGGAAGGCGCAGCCTACCGCCATTTTGTGATGGAAAACAGCTAA
- a CDS encoding FtsB family cell division protein, which produces MKMNAKLKSVIRRRMIIALAIIVTVLFTAYIYLANAIKIYELDQQMVQINQEIENEKIRSNQLDEQVKQMGSKNYVENFARKYLGLYYPDETIVIVETQDNAAESDGKTVGK; this is translated from the coding sequence ATGAAGATGAATGCGAAGTTGAAAAGTGTAATCAGGCGGCGAATGATTATTGCATTGGCAATTATTGTGACGGTGCTGTTTACCGCCTATATCTATTTAGCAAATGCGATTAAGATCTATGAATTGGATCAGCAAATGGTCCAAATTAATCAAGAAATAGAAAATGAAAAAATAAGAAGTAATCAATTAGATGAACAGGTTAAACAAATGGGCAGCAAGAATTATGTGGAAAATTTTGCCCGTAAATATCTTGGGTTATATTATCCCGATGAAACGATAGTCATTGTTGAAACCCAAGACAATGCTGCAGAAAGTGATGGGAAAACAGTTGGAAAATAA
- a CDS encoding RNA-binding S4 domain-containing protein, with the protein MRIDKFLKNARIIKRRTVGKDACDGGRVSINGHVAKAGDQVKPGDIITIRYGDGEQKVEVLEIMEHVPKEKAGDMYREL; encoded by the coding sequence ATGAGAATTGATAAATTTTTAAAAAATGCCAGAATTATTAAACGTCGAACGGTTGGAAAAGATGCTTGTGATGGCGGCCGCGTGTCGATCAACGGTCATGTTGCCAAAGCAGGAGATCAGGTTAAGCCGGGTGATATTATTACCATCCGTTATGGCGATGGAGAACAAAAGGTGGAAGTGTTGGAAATTATGGAACATGTCCCTAAGGAAAAAGCAGGAGATATGTATCGGGAATTATAA
- a CDS encoding HU family DNA-binding protein, protein MNKSELIAQMAEKSGLSKKDSEKALGAFLDTVVDTLKNGDKVSLVGFGTFEVRERAARTGLNPRTKEPIEIAASKAPGFKAGKGFKDEVNK, encoded by the coding sequence ATGAACAAATCAGAATTAATTGCCCAAATGGCGGAAAAGTCGGGTTTATCAAAAAAAGATTCAGAAAAGGCATTAGGTGCTTTTTTGGACACTGTGGTTGATACCTTGAAAAATGGAGACAAGGTATCATTGGTAGGTTTTGGAACCTTTGAGGTTAGAGAACGTGCAGCCCGTACAGGTCTTAACCCACGAACAAAAGAGCCCATCGAAATAGCGGCTTCAAAAGCCCCAGGCTTTAAAGCAGGCAAAGGCTTTAAAGATGAAGTAAATAAGTAA
- the yabN gene encoding bifunctional methyltransferase/pyrophosphohydrolase YabN, whose product MRQIEIVGLGPGSPGQMTLETLTLLKNDSPNFFRTKIHPVMDFIQAEGISYESFDCYYEVEDSFEMVYDKIVKTLIDHVKSKGNLVYAVPGNPLFGEKTVEKLIQAAKAEGIEYQLHPGVSFVDVTLNALEQDPIDGLKIIDAFDCLKNPPDPRIGTLVTQVYDQHMASELKLQLMEIYNPEKKVILLTNSGIPQQEISREVCLYEIDRVDTINHLTSLYIPAENTAYQGFQGIIEIMKTLRGEAGCPWDRSQTSESLRNYLLEESYEVLEAIDNEDWDNLAEELGDVLFQLVFHAEIASEAGHFTMKQVIDGINEKMIRRHPHVFIDKEIFDPEEVETNWDAIKRIEKGQTGKPEEASGLAAEMKKIPKALPALMEAYKVQKKAAKVGFDWDNPMPALDKIEEELLELSVALRENNAENVEEELGDLLFSAVNVARLLKLQPEMVLRKATAKFVSRFEKMEKLAGQDKKSLNDYTFEQLDDAWNHVKGL is encoded by the coding sequence AGAGATCGTCGGGCTAGGTCCGGGTAGTCCCGGCCAAATGACATTGGAAACATTAACGTTATTAAAAAATGATAGCCCTAATTTTTTTAGAACCAAAATTCATCCGGTGATGGATTTTATCCAGGCGGAAGGCATCAGTTACGAAAGTTTTGACTGCTATTACGAGGTTGAAGATTCATTTGAGATGGTTTATGATAAAATCGTCAAGACCCTGATCGATCACGTAAAAAGCAAAGGCAATCTGGTTTACGCGGTTCCCGGAAACCCTTTGTTTGGAGAAAAAACGGTCGAAAAACTGATTCAGGCGGCAAAAGCCGAAGGGATTGAATATCAACTTCATCCCGGCGTAAGTTTTGTTGATGTCACGCTTAATGCCCTTGAACAGGACCCCATTGATGGACTTAAGATCATTGATGCCTTTGACTGTCTAAAAAATCCGCCGGATCCGCGCATTGGAACTTTGGTAACCCAGGTATACGATCAGCACATGGCGTCAGAATTGAAGCTGCAATTAATGGAAATTTATAATCCCGAAAAGAAAGTGATATTACTGACCAATTCCGGGATTCCTCAGCAAGAAATATCGCGGGAAGTCTGCCTTTATGAGATTGATCGGGTCGATACCATCAATCATCTTACCAGCCTTTATATCCCCGCGGAAAACACGGCTTACCAGGGATTTCAGGGGATCATTGAAATCATGAAGACGCTGCGTGGGGAAGCTGGCTGTCCATGGGATCGCAGTCAGACTTCTGAAAGTTTGCGAAACTATTTGTTGGAAGAAAGTTATGAGGTGCTGGAAGCCATCGACAACGAAGATTGGGATAATCTGGCCGAAGAATTGGGGGACGTTTTATTTCAACTGGTGTTTCACGCGGAAATTGCCAGCGAAGCCGGGCACTTTACAATGAAACAGGTGATTGATGGCATTAACGAAAAAATGATCAGACGTCATCCGCACGTGTTTATCGATAAAGAAATTTTTGATCCGGAAGAGGTGGAAACCAATTGGGATGCGATCAAGCGGATCGAAAAAGGTCAAACCGGAAAACCCGAAGAAGCTTCGGGATTAGCGGCAGAGATGAAAAAAATACCCAAAGCACTGCCGGCCTTAATGGAAGCTTATAAGGTCCAGAAAAAGGCCGCTAAGGTTGGCTTTGACTGGGATAATCCAATGCCGGCACTGGACAAAATTGAAGAAGAATTACTTGAATTGAGCGTTGCCTTACGGGAGAATAATGCTGAGAATGTGGAAGAGGAACTAGGTGATTTGCTGTTTTCAGCGGTCAATGTCGCACGGCTATTAAAATTGCAGCCGGAAATGGTGTTAAGAAAAGCAACCGCTAAATTTGTCAGTCGTTTTGAAAAGATGGAAAAACTAGCCGGTCAAGATAAAAAATCTTTAAATGATTATACTTTTGAGCAATTAGACGATGCCTGGAACCACGTAAAAGGGCTTTAA